Proteins encoded together in one Cicer arietinum cultivar CDC Frontier isolate Library 1 chromosome 4, Cicar.CDCFrontier_v2.0, whole genome shotgun sequence window:
- the LOC101503611 gene encoding coatomer subunit alpha-1-like gives MLTKFETKSNRVKGLSFHPKRPWILASLHSGVIQLWDYRMGTLIDKFDEHDGPVRGVHFHNSQPLFVSGGDDYKIKVWNYKLHRCLFTLLGHLDYIRTVQFHHESPWIVSASDDQTIRIWNWQSRTCISVLTGHNHYVMCALFHPKEDLVVSASLDQTVRVWDIGSLKRKNASPADDILRLSQMNTDLFGGVDAVVKYVLEGHDRGVNWASFHPTLPLIVSAADDRQVKLWRMNDTKAWEVDTLRGHMNNVSCVMFHAKQDIIVSNSEDKSIRIWDATKRTGIQTFRREHDRFWILAAHPEMNLLAAGHDSGMIVFKLERERPAFVVSGDSLFYTKDRFLCFYEFSTQRDVQVLPFRRPGSLSLNQSPKTLSYSPTENAFLLCSEVDGGSYELYCISKDGYGRGDVQDAKRGHGGSAVFVARNRFAVLEKSSNQVLIKNLKNEIVKKSALPIATDAIFYAGTGNLLCRSEDRVVVFDLQQRIVLGDLQTPFIKYVVWSNDMEHVALLSKHAIIIASKKLVHQCTLHETIRVKSGAWDDNGVFIYTTLNHIKYCLPNGDNGIIKTLDLPIYITKVSGNIIFCLDRDGKSRAITIDATEYIFKLSLFKKRYDHVMNMIRNSQLCGQAMIAYLQQKGFPEVALHFVKDEKIRFNLALESGNIQIAVASATAIDEKDHWYRLGVEALRQGNAGIVEYAYQRTKNFERLSFLYLVTGNSEKLSKMLKIAEVKNDVMGQFHNALYMGDVRERVKVLENVGHLPLAYITASVHGLHDVAERLAAELGDNLPSLPEGKVPSLLMPPSPVMCGSDWPLLRVTRGMFDGGFDNVGRGVVDEEEYEAVDGDWGVELDIVDADALQNGDVAEILADGEVAEDNDEEGGWEMEDLELGPEADTPKASIGTQSSVFIPPTPGISVSHIWMQKSSLAAEHAAAGNFDTAMRLLXRQLGIRNFAPLKSMFLDLHTGSHSYLRAFSSAPIIPLAVERGWTESSPANVRGPPALPFKLSQLDEKLRAGYKFFTAGKFTEALKTFVNILHTIPLIVVESRREVDDVKELIIIVKEYVLGLQMELKRRETKDNPVRQQELAAYFTHCNLQAPHLRLALSNAMSVCFRAKNHATAANFARRLLETNPTIENQAKTARQVLAAAERNMTDATQLNYDFRNPFVICGATYVPIYRGQKDVSCPYCTSRFVLSQEGQLCTVCDISVIGADASGLLCSPSQVR, from the exons ATGTTGACCAAATTCGAAACGAAAAGTAACAGAGTTAAGGGTCTTAGCTTCCACCCTAAGAGACCATGGATCCTCGCCAGTCTCCACAGTGGCGTCATCCAGTTATGGGATTACCGCATGGGAACTCTCATCGACAAATTCGACGAACACGATGGTCCCGTTCGCGGCGTTCATTTTCACAATTCTCAACCTCTCTTCGTCTCCGGAG GTGATGATTACAAAATCAAAGTTTGGAACTACAAGTTGCATAGGTGTTTGTTCACTCTTCTAGGTCATCTAGATTACATCAGAACCGTTCAATTTCATCATGAGAGTCCTTGGATTGTTAGTGCTAGTGATGATCAAACGATTCGCATCTGGAACTGGCAGTCACGTACCTGCATTTCTGTTTTGACTGGTCATAATCATTATGTTATGTGTGCTCTTTTTCATCCTAAGGAGGATCTTGTTGTGTCTGCTTCGCTGGATCAGACTGTTCGCGTTTGGGATATTGGGTCTCTTAAGAGGAAGAATGCATCTCCTGCTGATGATATATTGAGATTGAGTCAGATGAATACGGATCTTTTTGGTGGTGTTGATGCTGTTGTTAAGTATGTGTTGGAAGGTCATGACCGCGGTGTTAATTGGGCTTCTTTTCATCCGACATTGCCTCTCATTGTCTCTGCAGCTGATGATAGGCAAGTTAAGCTTTGGAGGATGAATG ACACAAAGGCATGGGAAGTGGACACTTTGAGGGGGCACATGAATAATGTTTCATGTGTAATGTTTCATGCCAAACAGGATATCATTGTGTCAAACTCTGAAGACAAAAGTATTCGCATATGGGATGCAACGAAGCGAACTGGAATTCAAACATTTCGCCGAGAGCATGATAGGTTTTGGATTCTCGCAGCACATCCTGAAATGAATTTGTTAGCGGCTGGTCATGATAGCGGCATGATTGTTTTTAAGTTGGAGAGGGAAAGACCTGCATTTGTGGTTAGTGGGGATTCTTTATTCTACACAAAAGATCGGTTCTTGTGTTTCTATGAATTCTCAACACAAAGAGACGTGCAAGTGCTTCCATTTCGACGACCAGGTTCTTTAAGCTTGAATCAAAGTCCAAAGACTCTTTCCTACAGCCCAACTGAAAATGCATTTCTTTTGTGTTCAGAGGTAGATGGTGGGTCGTATGAGTTGTATTGCATATCAAAGGATGGTTATGGTAGGGGAGATGTGCAAGATGCAAAAAGAGGTCATGGGGGATCAGCCGTCTTTGTTGCTCGTAATCGGTTTGCCGTGCTTGAGAAGAGCAGCAATCAAGTCctcataaaaaatttgaagaatgaGATTGTTAAAAAGAGTGCCCTTCCAATTGCCACTGATGCTATATTCTATGCAGGAACAGGCAACTTACTTTGTAGGTCTGAGGATAGGGTTGTTGTGTTTGATCTTCAACAGAGGATTGTTCTTGGTGATCTTCAGACCCCATTTATCAAATACGTTGTCTGGTCTAATGACATGGAACATGTTGCTCTGCTCAGCAAACATGCCATTATAATAGCTAGCAAAAAGCTTGTGCACCAATGCACTCTCCATGAAACAATTCGTGTAAAAAGTGGAGCTTGGGATGACAACGGTGTTTTCATTTATACAACTCTAAATCACATCAAATATTGTCTTCCCAATGGAGATAATGGGATAATCAAAACATTAGACCTTCCAATTTATATCACAAAGGTTTCAGGTAACATAATCTTCTGTTTAGACCGGGATGGAAAGAGCAGAGCAATAACTATTGATGCAACTGAATATATCTTTAAGCTTTCCCTCTTCAAGAAAAGATATGACCATGTTATGAACATGATAAGGAACTCACAGCTCTGTGGGCAGGCTATGATTGCTTATCTTCAACAAAAAGGCTTTCCTGAGGTTGCTCTCCATTTTGTGAAAGATGAAAAAATTCGGTTCAATTTGGCTTTAGAGAGTGGGAACATTCAAATTGCAGTTGCATCAGCCACAGCAATTGATGAGAAAGATCACTGGTATCGTTTAGGGGTTGAGGCTCTTCGCCAAGGTAATGCTGGTATAGTAGAGTATGCATACCAGAGGACAAAAAATTTTGAGAGGTTGTCTTTCCTTTATCTTGTAACTGGGAACTCGGAGAAACTTTCTAAGATGTTGAAAATTGCTGAAGTGAAGAATGACGTGATGGGCCAGTTTCACAATGCCTTATATATGGGTGATGTCCGAGAACGTGTCAAGGTCTTGGAGAATGTGGGCCATTTGCCTCTAGCATACATCACTGCATCAGTCCATGGGCTGCATGATGTTGCAGAGCGGCTTGCAGCTGAACTTGGAGATAATCTTCCATCTTTGCCTGAGGGGAAAGTGCCGTCTCTCTTGATGCCTCCTTCGCCCGTCATGTGTGGAAGTGATTGGCCCCTTCTCAGGGTTACGCGAGGCATGTTTGATGGTGGGTTTGACAATGTAGGTCGGGGAGTTGTTGATGAAGAAGAGTATGAGGCTGTTGATGGAGACTGGGGTGTGGAGCTTGACATAGTTGATGCAGATGCTCTGCAAAATGGAGATGTTGCTGAAATTTTGGCAGATGGAGAAGTGGCTGAAGATAATGATGAAGAGGGTGGATGGGAGATGGAGGATTTAGAGCTAGGCCCTGAAGCTGACACCCCAAAAGCTTCTATTGGCACACAATCTTCAGTTTTTATCCCCCCAACCCCTGGCATCTCAGTAAGCCATATATGGATGCAGAAATCATCACTTGCAGCTGAGCATGCAGCTGCTGGAAATTTTGATACCGCAATGAGGTTGCT NNNCCGACAACTTGGGATAAGAAATTTTGCCCCCTTGAAATCGATGTTTCTTGATCTTCATACTGGCAGTCATTCCTATCTGCGTGCCTTTTCATCTGCTCCAATCATACCACTTGCAGTTGAAAGAGGTTGGACTGAGTCATCTCCTGCAAATGTGAGAGGCCCCCCAGCACTTCCTTTCAAATTGTCTCAGCTGGATGAAAAGCTTAGAGCTGGTTATAAGTTTTTTACTGCCGGGAAATTCACTGAGGCTCTTAAGACGTTTGTTAATATTCTTCATACAATTCCTTTGATTGTGGTGGAGTCAAGGAGGGAAGTGGATGATGTGAAGGAACTGATTATCATAGTCAAAGAGTATGTTTTGGGTCTGCAGATGGAGCTGAAGAGGAGAGAAACTAAGGACAATCCAGTAAGACAGCAGGAGCTTGCTGCTTATTTCACTCACTGCAACCTTCAGGCACCTCACTTGAGGCTAGCTTTGTCCAATGCAATGAGTGTCTGCTTTAGGGCAAAGAACCATGCCACTGCTGCTAACTTTGCTAGGAGGCTACTTGAGACAAATCCCACCATTGAAAACCAAGCGAAGACAGCAAGGCAAGTGCTGGCAGCTGCAGAAAGAAATATGACTGATGCCACACAGTTGAACTATGATTTCCGAAACCCATTTGTAATTTGTGGTGCAACCTATGTGCCCATCTATCGAGGACAGAAGGATGTTTCTTGCCCATATTGTACTTCTCGTTTTGTGCTAAGCCAGGAGGGGCAGCTTTGTACTGTTTGTGATATTTCAGTGATAGGGGCTGATGCTTCTGGACTGCTCTGTTCACCTTCCCAGGTACGCTGA